In the Danaus plexippus chromosome 16 unlocalized genomic scaffold, MEX_DaPlex mxdp_31, whole genome shotgun sequence genome, one interval contains:
- the LOC116771659 gene encoding tetraspanin-1-like: MHTIGLPRTCLGFTNILFFLFGVVTFAVCVWCVINTDFFREVNYTVTKSSLVSVVANFVNLKLWFTPLTSILIPIALLTIFTSCCGIFGAGCKMKCAIKSYIFLVSAISLTVFWLIFVSFVYNVYTNNERTRSFMRSTIVSNYGKENDLITNTWNYIMVTYECCGVVDYRDFLDSKWQKTNLDKLYPIQCCKLLNKTSLEPIYKDCATNHDRDEDTNKNVGCFKVLRIAISTNKGKIVFYIILFVVAYSVLILFAYCIIRGEPLLAAVTGNLASILPNRKEDNAKRVPSNSSLDNMLFVEEPPKKVVKVVSTMNPFQTYKFSPNSYNTMESNYPKSIRS; this comes from the coding sequence atgcaTACAATTGGCTTACCCAGAACCTGTTTAGGATTCACAAAcatacttttctttttattcggCGTTGTTACTTTCGCTGTCTGTGTGTGGTGCGTCATCAATACTGATTTTTTCCGGGAAGTTAACTACACTGTGACCAAGAGCTCCTTGGTGTCGGTGGTTGCAAATTTCGTTAACTTGAAATTATGGTTCACCCCCTTGACCTCGATCCTTATACCGATAGCTTTGTTGACAATATTCACGTCCTGCTGTGGCATATTCGGAGCTGgctgtaaaatgaaatgtgcgataaaatcatacatttttttggtCAGCGCCATATCTCTGACGGTTTTCTGGCTCATATTTGTATCATTTGTCTATAATGTGTATACGAACAATGAGAGAACTCGCAGCTTCATGCGTTCAACTATCGTCAGCAACTATGGCAAAGAGAACGATCTCATCACAAACACGTGGAACTATATAATGGTGACGTACGAGTGTTGTGGTGTGGTCGATTACAGAGACTTTTTGGATTCCAAATGGCAGAAAACGAATCTAGACAAACTTTATCCTATCCAATGTTGtaaattgttgaataaaaCTAGCCTTGAACCTATATACAAAGATTGTGCCACGAATCACGACCGCGATGAAGATACTAACAAAAATGTCGGTTGTTTCAAGGTACTCAGAATAGCGATATCTACTAACAAGGGAAAGATTGTCTTCTATATTATCCTCTTTGTTGTGGCCTATTCGGTATTGATCCTTTTTGCATATTGCATTATTCGCGGCGAGCCTCTGCTAGCTGCTGTAACAGGAAACCTAGCTTCAATACTACCGAACCGTAAAGAAGATAATGCTAAAAGAGTACCCTCAAATTCCTCTTTGGATAATATGTTGTTCGTAGAAGAACCCCCAAAGAAAGTAGTTAAAGTTGTGTCTACGATGAATCCCTTTCAAACTTACAAATTTAGCCCCAATAGCTACAACACGATGGAATCAAATTATCCCAAAAGCATcagatcttaa